Proteins found in one Fulvitalea axinellae genomic segment:
- a CDS encoding glycoside hydrolase family 88 protein — protein MKKTTGFIAILAILFASCTASKPGQSKEDLVTTAYDAASVQYGNMLDFVAGNEKAMPRTLKKDGSMRWTHPFDWTAGFFPGSLWYLYEQTGEQKWKTAAIAQQAKIEHYKTKYNNHDIGFTMNCSFGNALRLTKDETYKEVLVTSANTLAGRFSETTGCLMSWNPSKSRDFKYPVIVDNMMNLELMFVASVLSGDSKYKDIAVTHAVTTIKNHYRPDGSSFHLVDYDPETGKPRRKITVQGYADESAWARGQAWGLYGYVMCYRFTKDRRFLDQAVKIADFLANHKNMPADGVPYWDFNAPNIPNAHRDVSAGAIMASAFYELSTYAKGGKRFRVFADKTITSLAGKAYTPESGQNSNFILMHAVGHLPGDVEVDVPLNYADYYYLEALKRKSILDEGKKLKDWFAYTSDDLRGV, from the coding sequence ATGAAAAAGACAACGGGGTTTATCGCAATCTTGGCGATACTGTTTGCTTCTTGTACAGCCTCTAAGCCCGGCCAAAGCAAGGAAGATCTAGTTACTACAGCGTATGACGCGGCGTCCGTCCAATACGGGAATATGCTCGATTTTGTGGCGGGTAACGAAAAGGCCATGCCCCGTACATTAAAGAAAGACGGATCCATGCGTTGGACTCATCCGTTTGACTGGACAGCGGGATTTTTTCCGGGAAGCCTTTGGTATTTGTATGAGCAGACCGGAGAGCAAAAATGGAAAACGGCGGCGATTGCTCAACAAGCCAAAATCGAGCATTACAAAACGAAATATAACAACCACGACATCGGGTTCACTATGAATTGTTCTTTTGGTAACGCTTTGCGTCTTACTAAAGACGAGACCTACAAAGAGGTTCTCGTTACCTCGGCCAACACCTTGGCAGGACGTTTCAGCGAAACCACAGGATGCCTCATGTCATGGAATCCAAGCAAGAGCCGGGATTTTAAATATCCGGTGATTGTGGATAATATGATGAACCTGGAATTGATGTTTGTGGCCTCTGTGCTTTCGGGAGATTCCAAGTATAAAGATATCGCCGTTACGCACGCTGTTACTACAATCAAAAACCATTACAGGCCCGACGGCAGTAGCTTTCACCTTGTGGACTATGACCCGGAAACGGGAAAGCCACGACGAAAAATCACCGTCCAAGGATATGCGGACGAATCGGCTTGGGCCCGTGGACAGGCCTGGGGACTTTACGGCTACGTGATGTGCTACCGTTTTACCAAAGACAGGCGCTTCCTCGACCAAGCGGTTAAAATCGCCGACTTTTTGGCAAACCACAAAAACATGCCTGCGGACGGCGTTCCGTACTGGGACTTCAACGCTCCAAATATCCCTAACGCCCACCGCGACGTTTCGGCCGGAGCGATTATGGCCAGCGCCTTTTACGAGCTCTCAACTTACGCCAAAGGCGGTAAGAGATTCCGCGTATTCGCCGACAAAACTATCACTTCTTTGGCTGGCAAAGCATATACTCCGGAAAGTGGACAGAACTCAAACTTCATCCTGATGCACGCCGTAGGCCACTTGCCTGGCGATGTAGAGGTAGACGTTCCTTTGAACTACGCCGATTACTATTATCTGGAAGCTTTGAAAAGAAAAAGCATTTTGGACGAAGGGAAAAAGCTTAAGGACTGGTTCGCTTATACTTCCGACGATTTAAGAGGGGTTTAA
- a CDS encoding heparinase II/III domain-containing protein translates to MRYFVSNFLLLILLFRLPLSVEAGHKVFTTKYTLEDVRKAVAIQKTDWLPFPRINDRKGWNALPDNVRKDLVKRGEKAMQTKPRNPLPSEFMESFKKGDRSKLDKLLHRNLATMNDLVLAECVENKGRFIPFISDFIWTFSEASTWSGVAHLTMQRGGRGLPLIDDPVVDLFAGRIAKSFAITDYLLGDKLDGYSKEVRRRMRLEVKKRVLDPVATRDTYWWMGKGERFVNNWNPWVSSNVLIATLVFENDPKLKAERVYRLMGFVDRFFNQYPEDGGCDEGPNYWGRAAGSAFDFSEWIRIFSQGKMDVNDDPLFGNMLAYIYKSQISGKAFVNYADAAPFFTPPVNLIARAGEASGDKNLTDFATYFAKGRISKSSIDRQLFGLFFPVKKDSENSHPPYLKDVWLKETGFMTARDKAGSDKGFFLSAKAGHNAESHNHNDVGNFVLYFNGKPVLVDVGSDTYTLNTFGPNRYKIWNMQSEYHNLPVINGIGQKNGREFKSSKIIYSANSQNALLSQDIASAYPKNAGVKSWNRTIKLKRGKGLELTDRFVLNKTEGKSALHFMTPNEVRKGKKGKLIIVTENGDEMTLTYNASVFEAEVESVSISKKIKRNWGQMNRIVLTAKNTPKEGKWKVFVRN, encoded by the coding sequence ATGAGATATTTCGTTTCGAATTTTCTTCTGTTAATCCTTCTTTTTCGATTGCCATTATCCGTGGAGGCCGGTCATAAGGTTTTCACAACCAAATACACTCTTGAAGACGTTAGAAAGGCCGTGGCGATCCAAAAAACGGATTGGTTGCCTTTTCCTAGAATTAACGATAGGAAAGGCTGGAACGCTCTGCCCGATAACGTTAGAAAGGATTTGGTGAAACGTGGGGAAAAGGCTATGCAAACAAAACCCAGAAACCCATTGCCTTCAGAGTTTATGGAATCGTTCAAGAAAGGGGACCGATCAAAGCTCGACAAACTGTTACACCGAAATCTCGCCACGATGAACGACCTGGTCTTGGCCGAATGCGTGGAAAACAAAGGACGCTTTATCCCTTTTATTTCCGATTTCATCTGGACTTTCTCAGAAGCGAGTACGTGGAGCGGAGTGGCGCATTTGACTATGCAACGTGGAGGCAGAGGCTTGCCGTTAATAGACGATCCGGTAGTGGACCTGTTTGCGGGGAGAATCGCCAAATCTTTCGCTATCACAGACTATTTGCTGGGCGACAAACTTGATGGTTACTCAAAAGAGGTTCGCAGACGTATGCGTTTGGAAGTAAAAAAACGGGTGCTTGATCCAGTGGCTACCAGAGACACTTACTGGTGGATGGGAAAAGGCGAACGCTTTGTGAATAATTGGAACCCATGGGTTTCTTCAAACGTGCTTATTGCCACTCTAGTTTTTGAGAATGACCCAAAGTTGAAAGCGGAAAGAGTATATCGCCTTATGGGTTTTGTTGACAGATTTTTCAACCAATACCCAGAAGACGGAGGCTGCGACGAAGGACCAAACTATTGGGGACGGGCCGCCGGTAGCGCTTTCGATTTTTCGGAATGGATACGGATCTTCAGCCAAGGGAAAATGGACGTAAATGACGATCCGCTATTCGGGAACATGTTGGCTTATATTTACAAAAGCCAGATATCCGGAAAAGCGTTTGTCAACTATGCCGACGCCGCCCCATTTTTCACCCCACCGGTCAACTTGATTGCTAGAGCAGGCGAAGCTTCTGGCGATAAAAACCTTACAGATTTCGCCACTTATTTTGCGAAAGGCAGAATAAGCAAATCATCAATCGATCGTCAGCTTTTCGGTTTGTTTTTTCCTGTAAAAAAAGACAGCGAAAACTCTCACCCTCCGTACCTTAAGGATGTATGGCTCAAGGAAACCGGATTTATGACCGCTCGTGACAAAGCCGGCTCTGACAAAGGTTTTTTCCTCTCGGCCAAAGCCGGTCACAACGCCGAAAGCCATAACCATAATGATGTCGGGAACTTTGTTTTGTACTTCAACGGCAAGCCTGTTTTAGTGGATGTTGGCTCGGATACTTATACGCTCAATACCTTCGGCCCAAATCGTTATAAGATCTGGAATATGCAATCGGAATACCACAACCTTCCGGTGATTAACGGCATTGGGCAAAAGAACGGTCGGGAATTCAAAAGCTCAAAAATCATATATAGCGCCAATTCCCAAAACGCTTTATTGAGCCAAGATATCGCCAGCGCGTATCCGAAAAACGCCGGAGTGAAATCGTGGAACCGTACGATAAAATTGAAAAGGGGGAAAGGTCTGGAACTTACGGACAGGTTTGTACTGAATAAAACCGAAGGAAAAAGCGCTTTGCATTTTATGACTCCAAACGAAGTCAGAAAAGGAAAAAAAGGAAAGCTAATAATTGTTACCGAAAATGGAGACGAAATGACACTCACCTATAATGCTTCGGTCTTCGAAGCTGAAGTGGAAAGCGTTTCTATTAGTAAAAAGATAAAAAGGAATTGGGGCCAAATGAACCGGATTGTGTTGACAGCCAAAAACACCCCAAAAGAAGGGAAGTGGAAAGTTTTTGTCAGAAACTAA
- the kduI gene encoding 5-dehydro-4-deoxy-D-glucuronate isomerase produces MNTKHESRYASSPREVKGMDTQTLRDEFLIETLFEENKVLWTYTHYDRYMVGGAMPRGNAEVTLDTLDILRSDFFLQRREIGIINVGGAGTVVVDGTAYSLSKKEALYIGRGAKEVIFKAENNEEPFFYLNSATAHTSYPVRKISKSEAVVMEMGSPETSNHRMINKLIVNDLLDTCQVQMGLTELKSGSVWNTMPAHTHDRRMEAYFYFDLPEGQAVCHFMGEPQETRHIWMKNHQAIISPPWSIHSGAGTSNYSFIWGMAGENLDYSDMDIEAVSDIR; encoded by the coding sequence ATGAACACTAAACACGAATCCCGTTACGCATCCAGTCCCCGAGAAGTGAAAGGGATGGATACACAAACTCTCAGAGACGAGTTTCTTATCGAAACCCTTTTCGAAGAAAACAAAGTGCTTTGGACTTATACCCACTATGACCGCTATATGGTCGGAGGAGCTATGCCTCGGGGAAACGCTGAGGTTACACTGGACACCCTGGACATTCTCCGTTCAGATTTCTTTTTGCAAAGAAGAGAAATCGGAATTATCAACGTAGGGGGAGCCGGTACCGTCGTTGTAGACGGAACAGCTTACAGCCTTTCGAAAAAAGAGGCGCTTTATATTGGGAGAGGAGCAAAAGAAGTCATTTTTAAAGCGGAAAATAACGAGGAACCCTTCTTTTATCTGAACTCCGCAACGGCCCATACATCATACCCGGTCCGAAAAATCTCAAAATCAGAGGCTGTAGTGATGGAAATGGGTTCTCCGGAAACCAGTAATCACAGAATGATCAATAAGTTGATCGTAAACGACCTGTTGGACACTTGCCAAGTGCAGATGGGACTAACCGAGCTGAAATCAGGCAGTGTTTGGAACACTATGCCGGCCCATACGCACGATCGCCGCATGGAAGCGTATTTCTACTTTGACCTTCCCGAAGGACAAGCCGTTTGCCACTTTATGGGCGAACCGCAAGAAACCCGTCACATCTGGATGAAAAATCACCAGGCGATAATCTCGCCTCCATGGTCTATCCACTCAGGAGCCGGAACGTCAAACTATAGTTTTATTTGGGGTATGGCTGGCGAAAACCTCGACTATTCGGATATGGATATAGAAGCAGTAAGCGATATTCGCTAA
- a CDS encoding gluconate 5-dehydrogenase — translation MMKLFDLTGKIALVTGGTHGLGMAMAKGLAGAGAELVINDIDTGRLETAVEEYKSHGFKASGYLFDVTDEKAVVEAVSKIESEIGGIDILVNNAGIIQRTPAIEMEPADFRKVIDVDLVAPFIMAKTVAKGMISRGGGKIINICSMMSELGRDTVSAYASAKGGLKMLTRNLATEWAKHNIQINGIGPGYFATSQTAPIRVDGHPFNEFIIGRTPAGRWGDPEDLAGTAVFLSSKASDFVNGQVVYVDGGILATIGKPSNEQ, via the coding sequence ATAATGAAACTTTTTGATTTAACTGGAAAAATCGCTCTGGTAACGGGCGGAACACATGGCTTGGGCATGGCCATGGCTAAAGGCCTGGCAGGCGCGGGCGCAGAGCTTGTAATTAACGACATTGACACCGGCCGTTTGGAAACGGCCGTGGAGGAATACAAATCCCATGGCTTTAAAGCGTCAGGGTATCTTTTTGATGTAACAGACGAGAAGGCGGTTGTGGAGGCTGTGTCAAAAATCGAATCCGAAATAGGAGGGATCGATATTCTCGTAAACAATGCGGGAATTATTCAACGTACACCAGCCATTGAAATGGAACCCGCCGATTTCCGCAAAGTAATCGATGTTGATTTGGTAGCGCCCTTTATTATGGCAAAAACCGTCGCTAAGGGGATGATCAGCCGAGGTGGAGGAAAGATCATCAACATCTGCTCCATGATGAGCGAATTGGGCAGGGATACCGTAAGCGCTTACGCATCGGCCAAAGGCGGACTGAAAATGCTTACCAGAAATTTGGCCACGGAATGGGCCAAACACAATATCCAAATTAACGGAATAGGTCCTGGATATTTCGCCACTTCACAGACAGCCCCGATCAGGGTGGACGGGCATCCTTTCAACGAGTTTATCATAGGCCGAACTCCCGCCGGCAGATGGGGCGATCCCGAAGATCTTGCGGGCACCGCTGTTTTCTTGTCTTCCAAAGCCTCCGATTTCGTTAACGGACAAGTAGTTTACGTTGACGGAGGAATCTTGGCTACGATAGGGAAACCGTCAAATGAACAATAA
- a CDS encoding DUF4861 family protein yields the protein MRIVSKFLYSAVFLSVISCGEKRPGLVVKNPTDNDLESKPIVIKKQDLAGSGKWIAVYDENNKKLNVQHDDLDGDGNWDEIVFLANIPSISETEFTYQWNGEKERQPLKVQARLGVSKERNGTFSEVTEHVMDSVQKAQVIPQLYQLEGVVWENDKIGFRLYFDERNGKDIFGKQQTELVLDSIKGGYHKLKDWGMDVLKVGTSLGAGSLAMKDGEGKLHRLGNTPNVKYKQLVEGPVRAIFELVYPEWIVNKKTYQLTERIEIVKGEHAYRSQIKLVGPDYPELVAGVVNLKFKGKETVYKDNGGWSVYSFGKQSENGDLLGMALTIPEACFASSGRIEKDPETDNAVSDSFYASLKPENGIYEFDFVSGWELADKRFKDKKGFEDYLQKWVIMRNTPISVEVRK from the coding sequence ATGAGAATCGTATCGAAATTTTTATATTCCGCAGTTTTCTTATCCGTAATTTCTTGCGGAGAGAAACGCCCAGGATTGGTAGTGAAAAACCCTACCGATAACGATTTGGAATCGAAGCCAATCGTTATCAAAAAACAAGACCTCGCAGGAAGTGGAAAATGGATAGCTGTTTATGACGAAAACAATAAAAAGCTAAACGTACAGCACGACGATTTGGATGGTGACGGCAATTGGGACGAGATCGTTTTCTTAGCCAATATCCCTTCAATATCCGAAACAGAATTCACCTACCAATGGAATGGCGAAAAGGAAAGACAGCCTCTTAAAGTACAGGCCAGATTGGGTGTTTCAAAAGAGCGAAACGGAACTTTTAGCGAAGTGACGGAACACGTTATGGATTCGGTCCAAAAGGCGCAAGTTATTCCGCAATTGTACCAACTAGAAGGCGTTGTATGGGAAAACGACAAAATCGGTTTCCGTCTTTATTTCGACGAACGAAACGGAAAAGATATTTTCGGAAAACAACAAACGGAACTTGTTCTGGACTCGATCAAAGGGGGGTACCACAAACTGAAGGACTGGGGAATGGATGTGCTGAAAGTCGGTACGTCTTTGGGAGCCGGATCTTTAGCTATGAAAGACGGCGAGGGTAAATTGCACCGCCTCGGTAACACACCGAACGTAAAGTACAAACAGTTGGTTGAAGGACCCGTCAGGGCCATTTTCGAATTGGTTTATCCTGAATGGATCGTCAATAAAAAAACATATCAGTTAACTGAGAGAATCGAAATTGTAAAAGGAGAGCACGCATACCGAAGTCAAATTAAACTGGTCGGGCCTGACTATCCCGAGCTAGTAGCCGGTGTGGTTAACTTAAAATTCAAAGGCAAGGAAACCGTCTACAAAGATAATGGAGGCTGGTCAGTTTATTCTTTCGGTAAACAAAGTGAGAACGGCGATCTTTTGGGTATGGCTCTGACAATTCCTGAAGCGTGTTTTGCTAGTTCGGGACGAATAGAAAAGGATCCGGAAACAGACAATGCCGTTAGCGATAGTTTTTACGCCTCACTCAAACCGGAAAACGGAATCTACGAATTCGATTTTGTAAGCGGATGGGAATTAGCGGACAAGCGATTCAAAGACAAAAAAGGCTTTGAGGATTACTTACAAAAGTGGGTAATAATGCGAAACACTCCAATCTCTGTAGAAGTGAGAAAATAG
- a CDS encoding sigma-70 family RNA polymerase sigma factor, protein MNDQETLKRLRAGDEGVLADLYKKHFHKITSMITRQGGGMEEAQDVFQEALVAFWQNSRKEDFKLTAQIGTYLYSVCRNLWTKELSRRQRFSTEEADKPIESDYDRDERVRIIRECVGKMSETCKKVLTLFYFDGLRMERIASELGYSSTDAVKTQKYKCKKKLDAYIKSRFGAEDFQDL, encoded by the coding sequence ATGAACGACCAAGAAACTCTTAAGAGGTTGCGAGCTGGTGATGAAGGCGTTCTGGCAGATTTGTACAAGAAGCATTTCCACAAGATCACTTCCATGATTACCCGCCAAGGCGGTGGCATGGAAGAGGCCCAAGACGTTTTTCAGGAAGCTTTGGTCGCCTTTTGGCAAAACAGCAGAAAAGAAGACTTTAAGCTAACGGCTCAAATAGGCACTTACCTTTATAGCGTTTGTCGGAATCTGTGGACTAAAGAGCTCTCACGAAGGCAACGGTTTTCGACCGAAGAGGCGGATAAACCAATCGAATCTGATTATGACCGTGACGAAAGGGTCCGGATAATCAGGGAGTGTGTCGGGAAGATGTCGGAAACGTGTAAGAAAGTGTTGACACTTTTTTATTTCGACGGATTAAGAATGGAAAGAATAGCTAGCGAATTGGGTTATTCTAGCACGGATGCGGTAAAAACACAAAAATATAAGTGTAAAAAGAAGCTTGACGCTTATATCAAATCACGCTTTGGGGCGGAAGATTTTCAAGACTTATGA
- a CDS encoding DUF2147 domain-containing protein, with product MILDKIRPVFFAILALAFFHSSSFAAGTDPLIGVWYNQDKDAKIEIYKCGEKFCGKIVWLKNPKDDAGKEKLDTKNPDKDLRSKPIMGINLLKGFTAEGDGEYEGGTIYNPKEGKTYSCELKLKKAGKQLKVRGYIGISLIGKTQYWDRAE from the coding sequence ATGATACTAGATAAAATCAGACCGGTTTTCTTTGCGATCCTCGCCTTGGCATTTTTCCACTCTTCGAGCTTCGCCGCGGGGACCGATCCTTTGATAGGCGTTTGGTATAACCAGGACAAAGACGCCAAAATCGAGATATATAAGTGTGGTGAGAAGTTCTGCGGGAAAATAGTTTGGCTCAAGAACCCGAAAGACGATGCAGGAAAAGAGAAGTTGGACACCAAAAACCCGGACAAAGATCTACGTTCAAAACCGATAATGGGCATTAATTTGCTGAAAGGCTTTACTGCCGAAGGCGACGGCGAATACGAGGGAGGCACCATTTACAACCCCAAAGAAGGAAAAACGTATTCTTGCGAACTGAAATTGAAAAAAGCGGGCAAACAGCTTAAGGTCCGCGGATATATCGGCATTTCCCTTATCGGTAAAACCCAATATTGGGACCGGGCAGAATAA